A genomic stretch from Clavelina lepadiformis chromosome 5, kaClaLepa1.1, whole genome shotgun sequence includes:
- the LOC143459340 gene encoding alpha-N-acetylglucosaminidase-like, giving the protein MYKTFPIYLVILAAVTVLNFKLCQCESSFKTLAPVKSYVKANTQTKAVQALIYRVLGDRSSEVIVEVQPSSESKDHAYIHNYLDKLKITGTSGVAVAFAFNKYLKYYCRKQISWAGDQLEHIPHPLPHVPVTGWSIKAGVKYRYYQNVCTVSYSSVWWNWTRWEREIDWMALNGINLPLAFTGQEAIWQRVYKQLGCTDKDLDEHFAGPAFLAWGRMGNIHGFGGPLPQSWKESQLALQHKILERMRSLGMIPVLPGFAGHVPAAITRLYPDAEVSKLSSWSHFNCTYSCTILLEPHDPLFRQIGSMFIEEQMKEYNGTNHIYNADTFNEMIPRSSDVGYLANASNAVYEAMAKTDPDAIWLMQGWLFHSAPYFWKSPQIKALVTAVPQGRMLILDLFSEAFPQYPRTYDYYGQPFIWCMLHDFGGNLGFYGKIEIVNQSPYATLHANNSTMVGTGITPEGINQNYIMYDLMLEVGYSVQPENLTFWLVEYAMRRYNADNVDAIKTWLTLGSSIYNDTSIGFPAKSLIRGSLVKRPSLTTTELPYWYQRSSLRSAWDSFATALDNLEDIETVRYDSVDITRQMLQAIHRSIYYNMVQEYKQKNLSNVEQMGSYMLDLLKDFDRILSTDKHFMMGCWIADARALGTNDNEKDLYEYNARNQVTLWGPDGEIMDYADKHWASLTLNYYWPRWAMFIYHLEQALVYDVAFNSTAYNSNVFRNIEEPFTKDKTVFPTVPKEHPITVAKEIYLKWKDMLQ; this is encoded by the exons ATGTATAAAACTTTTCCTATCTATCTTGTTATCTTGGCAGCTGTAACTGTGCTAAACTTCAAGCTTTGCCAGTGTGAGTCATCATTTAAAACACTAGCTCCAGTAAAGAGTTATGTAAAAGCAAACACTCAAACGAAAGCAGTGCAAGCATTAATATATCGTGTGCTTGGTGATCGGAGCAGTGAGGTTATAGTTGAAGTTCAACCTTCATCAGAATCGAAAGATCATGCATAC ATACATAACTACCTTGATAAGTTGAAGATTACTGGAACTAGTGGGGTTGCCGTTGCTTTCGCTTTCAATAAATACCTTAAATATTACTGCAG AAAGCAGATTTCTTGGGCAGGTGATCAGCTTGAACATATTCCTCATCCTCTGCCCCATGTTCCCGTTACAGGGTGGTCAATAAAAGCTGGAGTAAAATATCGATATTATCAGAATGTATGCACTGTTAGTTATTCGTCTGTGTGGTGGAACTGGACGAg GTGGGAACGTGAAATTGATTGGATGGCGTTGAATGGCATTAATCTGCCACTGGCTTTCACTGGACAAGAAGCCATTTGGCAAAGGGTCTACAAACAACTTGGTTGCACAGACAAAGATTTAGATGAACATTTTGCTGGGCCAGCCTTCCTAGCCTG GGGTCGAATGGGAAATATCCATGGTTTTGGTGGACCGCTGCCTCAATCATGGAAGGAATCTCAACTTGCATTGCAGCATAAAATACTGGAACGAATGCGATCACTTGGCATGATTCCAGTTTTACCTGGCTTTGCTGGACACGTTCCAGCTGCCATTACACGTTTGTATCCAGAT GCAGAAGTATCGAAACTATCTTCCTGGAGCCATTTTAACTGCACTTACTCTTGTACTATACTTCTTGAACCACATGATCCACTTTTTCG cCAGATAGGCAGCATGTTTATAGAAGAGCAGATGAAAGAATACAATGGCACCAACCACATATACAATGCTGATACATTCAATGAAATGATTCCAAGATCTAGTGACGTTGGTTATCTGGCCAATGCCAGCAATGCGGTTTATGAAGCTATGGCCAAAACTGATCCTGATGCGATTTG gctCATGCAGGGATGGTTGTTTCATAGTGCACCATACTTTTGGAAATCACCACAAATCAAAGCTTTGGTCACCGCTGTTCCGCAA GGGCGCATGCTGATACTAGATCTTTTCTCTGAAGCCTTTCCCCAGTACCCACGTACCTATGATTATTACGGACAACCATTTATTTGGTGCATGTTGCATGATTTTGGTGGCAATCTGGGTTTTTATGGGAAGATTGAGATAGTTAATCAG AGCCCTTATGCCACATTGCATGCGAATAATTCCACCATGGTTGGTACTGGTATTACACCAGAAGGCATTAACCAAAATTATATAATGTATGATTTGATGCTTGAGGTTGGGTATAGTGTGCAACCTGAAAACTTGACGTTTTGGCTGGTTGAGTATGCTATGAGAAG ATATAATGCAGACAATGTTGATGCTATAAAAACCTGGCTAACTTTAGGCAGTTCAATATACAATGATACAAGTATTGGGTTTCCAGCAAAGTCATTAATACGAGGAAGTCTTGTGAAAAGACCATCACTTACCACCACAGAATTGCCATATTGGTATCAGCGTAGTAG TCTTCGGTCAGCTTGGGATAGTTTTGCTACTGCCCTGGATAATTTAGAAGATATCGAAACCGTTAGATATGATTCGGTGGACATAACTCGTCAAATGTTGCAAGCAATTCACAGAAGCATTTACTACAATATGGTTCAG GAATACAAGCAAAAGAATCTTTCCAATGTAGAGCAAATGGGATCATATATGCTGGATCTTCTTAAAGATTTTGACAGAATACTTTCAACTGATAAGCATTTCATGATGGGATGTTGGATTGCTGATGCAAGGGCATTGGGAACTAATGACAAT gAAAAAGACCTCTATGAATATAATGCAAGGAATCAGGTAACTCTATGGGGCCCAGACGGTGAAATAATGGATTATGCAGATAAGCATTGGGCCTCACTTACATTGAATTATTACTG GCCGAGATGGGCTATGTTTATTTACCATTTGGAACAAGCTTTGGTATATGATGTTGCTTTTAATTCAACAGCATATAATAGCAATGTATTTCGCAATATTGAAGAACCATTTACCAAGGACAAAACTGTATTTCCCACTGTTCCAAAAG AACATCCTATAACTGTGGCCAAAGAAATTTACTTGAAATGGAAAGACATGCTGCAGTAA